The Rothia sp. SD9660Na DNA segment GCGCCTGGTGGGGAGTCGTGGCCCTGGGTGCCTGCGCCACTGGAGCCGGTGTTTCAGGCTCTACGGTGGTGGGCTCTACCTGGGTCGTCTCTACCGCGGTGGTGGGCTCGACGGGGGTGAGAGATATGGTGGGTTCAGCGCCTGCTACCTCGATGGGGAGGGAGTCGCTGGGGGTGACGTTGACGTTGTATTTGGCGAGGAAGGTGACGGTTGCTTTGGAGTAGTACGGAGTCTCAGGGGCTGGTCTCAACGTTTTATCCCAGCTGGGGGCATCGTGTTGTCTGGAGCTGTTGCAGGTTTTGCAGCAGACGACCATTTCTTCCGGTGTTGCGGAGCCCTGGCCAGGGTTGAGGTGGTCGTAGGTGCCTGCGCGGCCGCTTTTGCGGTCGTTGTTCCAGTTGACGATTTGCCCGCACCAGCGGCATTCGTCGCCGTCTCGTTTGCGGACGGGTACGGTGAGTTTGGGGTTGCGGTTGTCTTGCTTTCGGCGGTTCCTCCAGAGTCTTTCGGCTTTTTCGATCATGTGGACCAAATCTTCTTCTTCGATGAGTTTGTAGACGATTCGGCCTTTGGGGTCTTTCATTGCGGTGAAGACCCCGATGGTTAGGGCTAGGTCGCAGAGTACTTTGTTGCGGGCGAAGGAGCCTGCGAGGGTCTGGACCATGCCTTTGGTGATGATGTAGTCGGTTTCATATGCTGCGGCGCTGGTTCCGCAGCGGGTAATGAAGCCCGCGAACTCGTTGAGTATGCGGTCGTCGGCTTCGGGGAATTCGAGCACCTGCAGCAGGAGCGGGTGCATGGCGAAGGCATCTGATACTTTGAGCCAGCTCATGCTCGACCCCCAGCGGGGGAAGCATTTGCATCAAAGTGATGAGGCATGCAAGGTTCCTTGTCGTTGGTGTTGTCATTAGCTGGTTATGGGGACGTTAATCTTTGTTGTCATTTCGTCCCCTGCTGTTGTTCGAGGATGTCGGTGAAGGCTCCTGCGACACAGTGCCACTGGAAGATGAGGCGCTTGATGTGGTGCATGCAGTCTTCACGCTCTTCCTCAGTGAGGTGGGGGTGTGTGGCCTCGTCGATCTCGACGTCGGCGACAGCGTGAGCGATTTCGGACCAGATGATGTCAGGCCGCTTCACGGTTGGCCTCCTTCTTAGCCAGGTCGTAGCCCCAACGGGCCCATTCAGCCTCTGCGGGGCTGGGGGTGCGCTGTGGCTGGTTATCGAGGGTGTAGAGGGCGGTGGGGTATGTGGTTTCTTCGGTGATCATGCTTGTACTTTCAGGTGGTGATGAGCTGGTTGGCGAGGTCGCCGATATGGGAGGGGATGAAGCCGGTCCACTCTTCGATGGGGTGGCCGTCCTCCGGGGCGAGGGGGAAGTTGAGCTGGATGTAGGGGACAGAGCTGCGCCCTTCGCTCTTGAGGGTCTCAACGAGCTCTTCGTTGCCCGGGTCATCGAGGTAGTAGAGCTTGAACTCAACGCCCTCAACAGCTGAGACAAGCTGCCCGGCACTGTTCTCGGCAATAAGCCCGACCTCCTGTAGCTTTCGTTTAGTGAGGTTGCAGGGCATACAGCCGGTTCGCTTGGCGTACAGGGTGATGGTCTTGATAGGCATCATGGCTTCCTTTCGATTGCGTTGAGCGTGGGCAAGAACTTCGTCGAGGTTGAGCCCCGGCGGGGCATTCGACCAGGCACTGGTCCTATAGGGCCTGTCGTTTGCGGCCGTGAAGAACGCGGTCACGTATTCCTGCCCTGTGGGACCCAGCGGCTGCGCCGGGTTCAGGGCGGTGGCACCCGCAACGAAGAGGACGCCAGCGAGCGCTGCCAGGAGCATGATGAAGGCGAAGCTTTCAGCGATCAGATGCAGCTGTGATGTCAGCACGGCTTGCTCCTCTTACGAAGGTTTGGAAGGCGAGGTTGAGGGTGTTCATGATGTCGTCGATGGGCGCTGTCTGGTAGGTGCCGTGGAGCTCTATGCCGGTGGCGGTGAGGGTGATGGCGGCGCCTTCGTGGGTGCTGTGGGCAGCTGCGATAGCGGTTTCGAGTTGTTCGCGGGTTTCTTCGGTGCGGCGGCGGGCTCGGCGGAGGTTTCCTTGGAGTTCGGTGATTTTGGCTAGGAGCTTGCTGTTCTTGTTTCGCTCGGCTTCAAGCTCTTCTGTGAGGACGTCGGTGAGCCTGTTGTTTTCGGCTTCGACTTTGAGGGCTCGGGTTTCGGCTTCGGCGGTTTCGGCTCTTTCGGTCATTTTGATGAGGGCCTGGTTGAGGCCTTCGTTGATGCCGGTGAGGGTGTCGTAGCTTTCGGTGAGTCCCTGTAGTTCGTTTGTTTTTTGTTCGAACTCGGTTTCAGCTGCGGTGAGGGCATCGGAGAGCTTGTCGTTGAGGGCGGTGAGCTCAGCGATTCGTGCGTCGCGGGCTCGGTGCATGGCATCTACCCGGGCTGGGATCTTGTAGGTAGGTCGCTTGGCGGTGGCAGGTCCACCTGCTGCTTGTTTCCTTGTGGTGGCTCCGTAGACGTAGTCAGGCATTAGAAGTTGACCTCATCGTTGATGTACATCTTGTCGAAGGTGGGCTGGTAGTAGTTCAGCGCGGCCTTTTCTGCAGGGGTGGTCGTCCAGTCGAAGAGCTGTTCGGCGGTAGTGAAGGCTCTTAGGGCTTCCCCGTGGTCGACTGTGGCGGGGTTGAAGGCTCGCAACTCGAAGATATGGCGGGCTGAGACGCTACCGTCGTTGGTGACCCCCAGCTTGGCGGCTACGAGTGCGGCGAAGAGCTTGTCGAAGCTCTGGGTGCAGGCTTTGTCGAAGAAGTCCTGGCGCATCTGGGTGATGGTTGAGCCCTCGACGTCGAATCCCAGTAGGCGGACGTAGGAGCCCATATCTGTGGCGTCGCCAGTCATTGCCAGGGCTAGCCCGTATGAGGCGCCGTTCTTGTTGAGGGTCTTGGGGTGCTCGAGGTGGTGCAAGATGTGCTCGGTGAAGCTCTTACGGGCAGCGGCAAGGTTCTTGATCAGGCCAGCTTCGATTCGCTCAGATTCGAGCTGTTCGGGGCTTTTGGCCGGGGTGGTGGGCTCTTGGCCGGTCGCTGCGTTTGCCTTGGTGCGCCAGATGTAGGTGGCGCCCGGGCGGGCGATGACGGCTACCTCAGCAGGGGTTACACCCTTGGGTAGGAGCTGATCCAGCTGGCTTTTAGTGTTCTGGGCAACAGCTTTGGGCGTTTTAGGCAGCTCCCCGGAGAGGGAAGCTAAGGAGACGGTGAATCCGGCTTCGTTAGCCGCGGCGCCGTCTTCGAAGATGGTGACGCCAAAGCTCTTGAGGCTGGCGATGGCGATATCGGTGTAGGTCTCGTCTTCTACCTGTTGCTGGGCTTGCTTGTAGTAGTAGTCGAAGTTGTAGCCGGTTGATTCTTCTTCGAGCTTCTCGGCCAGCTCGGGGTGGTCAGCGAACTCAGCAATCTTGAGGACGCGGTCGAGGGTGACTTGCCCGGCGTCAAGCTTTTCTTTCACAGTGGCTGAGGCTCCGCTTGCTTTTTTGTACCGCTTGACGGTTGAGATGTGCTTGCCGATGCCTTTTGAGACTTGCTGGGCGGTGTTGCCCATGTCGAAGAGAGCGCGGACGCCGGCGATTTCCTCGGAGGGTTTGAGGTCGGTGCGCTGCAGGTTCTCGATGAGCATGATTTCCATCTGCTCGGAGTCGCTGAGGTCAGCTGGAGCGATGTTGGCTAGGACAGTATCGAAGCCGGCGGCACGGGCGGCTGCGATGCGGCGGTGGCCGATGAGGATTTGGTAGTCGCCTTCGATGGCGGGGTGGGGCATGACCAGCACGGTTTGGGTGATGCCCTTGGCGCGAATTGCTTCGGTTAGCTCGCTCAGGTCGCCAAGGTCTTGGCGGGGGTTCTGTGGGTGAGCGCGTAGAGCGCTGACGGGTAGACGGGAGGTTGTGCAGCGGGCGAGGAAGTCGTTGGCGGGGGTTGTCATGGTGTGCGTTCTTTCGACGGGCTTAGGGTGGATGGAAACTTCGTGGGAAATTTTTGTGCAGTTTTTTCGGGGGTTCTGGCATGGGCTAGGGGGTTGCGCCTGCTTTTGTGTCCGCGGTTTCCTGCCAGAGCTGCATCAGCCATACTGCGCCGTAGACGGCGAGGGCGCAGCCGGTGAGGGGCTGGGCGTTGAAGGGCCCGCCAGCGGTGATGTGCTCGATGAGTAGCAGCAGGCCCAGGGTGAGCAGGGCGGTGGCTAGAAGAGGCCGGCGGTGGGTGGTTCGCATTCTGAGCTCCTGTGAAGAATGATTTTTTCGGTGGTGTAGGTGGCGATGTGTACGGGGCCGTCGGCGGTGAGTAGACGTACCTTGCGGCTGGTTTCGTCGACGTCGATGGGGTCTGGGCCGGTGCCCAGGGCTTCGCGTAGGGCGGCTTTGAGAGCGTGGTCGCGGACTTCGCGGGTGCGGTCGTCGGCTTTGTATTCGCGGTAGCTGAAGGTGGTGGAGATGATGGGTTTGGGTGCGAAGGGGCGGACGTCGCGGATTCCTAGTCGTTCTGCCCGGATCAGCTTGGTTTTACGAGTCATGAGGGTTCTTCTGTGGTTTTAGAGGGTGAACGGTGGTCATATGCTCATTGGCTAGTAACTCGAGTTCTTCTTCGTCTGCCATGAGCCCTAGTTCGCTGGTGGAGACCCGCGAGATATGCCAGTCGCAGAGCTGGCAGGCGTACTCGGTGATGTACTTGCGCTTCACGCGACGCTCCTGAGCTTGGGGGTTGGGTCGAAGGTTAAGGATTCGACGAGTTGGTTGATTTGGCTTGCGCGGAGCCGGTAGACGGGGCGGGTGCCTCCGGGGTTTAGATCGACGTAGGCGATATCGCCGGCGGCAATTTTGGCACGTAAGTAGTTGGCGGAGTCGTAGCCGAGGAGCTCGGCTGCGTCTTCGAGCTTGTAGAGACGGTCGACCAGGACGACGTCGTCGCGGGGTTCAATCTGGGGGAGTGGGTGTGGCATGGCGGTTTCCTTTCGGGGGCGGACGTCGTCGTCCGCCCCTTTTGCGTGGTGGCTTGTGGTGTTACTTGCCGTTGGTCTGGATGTCGATGTCGGGGATGACCGACTTGGGGTTCATGATTACCTTGCGGTGGTAGACGCTGACGTTCTTGGAGTCGAGCTGCTCAACCAGGTAGTAGGAGTTGTCAGAGAGCCCGAAGTAGTCTTTGGTGATTCCGCCGTCGGTGTCTTTGCAGGTGACTTGCAGCTGGTTCTTGTCGTCCTTGTTGATGGAGCAGAAGCCTTCGACGACGAAGGTGGTGTCGTTGGTGATGCCGTTGATGAAGGTGACTCGGCGGTTGATTTCGAAGTTGTCTGCTGCGGTTGAGACGTTTTCGGAGGCGCGGTTTGCCTGGGAGGTGCAGCCGGTGAGGATTGCGGTGAGCAGCAGGGCTGCACTGAGGGCTTTGAGGGTGGTGGTTTTCTTGGCTATGGAGGTTCTCCTTATTTGGGCTTACGATTCGAGGTGATAACGGCAAATGCCAGGAAGATAATGGCGATGGACTGGAAAGTGTCGATGAGGTCTGTTAACTGCATTGGTTTTTTCCGATAATTGGTTGTATGGATGTTTTAGAAATTGTTTTGACCATGTTGAGCATGGCTGGTGCGGTATTTGCTTGGTATCAGGCCAATGGCTCGAAGAAAGCTCGTGCTGAGGCGGCTGATGCTGTGTCTCGTGCTGAGGTTCAGGCCAAGAGTGCTTTTGCTCAGGCTTATGAGGCGCGTAAGCAGGCTGAGGCGACTCAACGGTTGGCTGATTCTTTGCAAGAGCAGGTGGCCGCTGCTGAGAAGTCTGTTGCTGAGGCCCAGCGGGCTAACAAGATTGCTAAGAAGCGGTTGAAGCTTCTGGAGAAGCAAGTTGATCAAGCCAATGAGAGCAA contains these protein-coding regions:
- a CDS encoding ParB/RepB/Spo0J family partition protein, which codes for MTTPANDFLARCTTSRLPVSALRAHPQNPRQDLGDLSELTEAIRAKGITQTVLVMPHPAIEGDYQILIGHRRIAAARAAGFDTVLANIAPADLSDSEQMEIMLIENLQRTDLKPSEEIAGVRALFDMGNTAQQVSKGIGKHISTVKRYKKASGASATVKEKLDAGQVTLDRVLKIAEFADHPELAEKLEEESTGYNFDYYYKQAQQQVEDETYTDIAIASLKSFGVTIFEDGAAANEAGFTVSLASLSGELPKTPKAVAQNTKSQLDQLLPKGVTPAEVAVIARPGATYIWRTKANAATGQEPTTPAKSPEQLESERIEAGLIKNLAAARKSFTEHILHHLEHPKTLNKNGASYGLALAMTGDATDMGSYVRLLGFDVEGSTITQMRQDFFDKACTQSFDKLFAALVAAKLGVTNDGSVSARHIFELRAFNPATVDHGEALRAFTTAEQLFDWTTTPAEKAALNYYQPTFDKMYINDEVNF